Genomic DNA from Novipirellula caenicola:
AACGTCGTCCCGAGCTTGGCCAATCGGCTGCTTGATGAAGAGCCAAACTCATTTGGGTTGTCGGCTCTGAAGATTCTTGGTTGTGGCGGTGCGGGGCTAACACGCGAAACGTTTGATCGTTGGGCTGAGCGAGGCGTCACCGTGATCCAAGGTTACGGGTGCACCGAGACCGGTCCCGTGATTTGCAGCGCAACGCCTGCGGAACCCATTGCTGGATTGGTCGGTCGTCCGGTCGAAGGCTGGGAGATCGACATCCGCGACGGACGGTTGTTTGTCCGCGGCGATCACGTGATGCTGGGATATTGGAATGATCCCGAAGCGACCGCTCAGCGGATTGACCGGAATGGCTGGTTCGACACAGGCGATGTTGTCGAAGTCGATCCGCAGTCGCAGCAATTTCGAGTCTTAGGACGCAGCGATGACGTAATCGTGCTTCCCAACGGTCACAAGATTTTTCCGGCCTCGGTCGAGCAGCGTGTCAACCGTGTGGTGGGGGTCCGGCATTCGATGCTGGTTTACCGTGACCATTCGCTGCAGTTGTGGCTTGATCTTCACCAAGACGCGGACCGCTGCGAAATCGATGACAGTGTTCGCCAATTGCTGGCCGAGGAGGCTTCGTGGCAGGTCCCGGATCAACTGCTTTACTTTTCGCCGTCGCTGAGTGCGATCAGGGACGAGCTGACAGCAAAAGGGACAATTTGCCGCAGCCGCATTCTTGAAAACCGATTTTCCGCGATCGAGTAACGAAGGCTTAGCTCTTTTGCAGACGCGTTGCCAGCACGGTGTTGTGCAGCAGCATGGCAATCGTCAGCGGGCCGACGCCTCCAGGAACCGGTGTGATCGCCGAGGCAACTTCGGCAGCTTCGGCGTAGGCGACGTCACCAACCAATTTGTCGCCGACGCGGTTGATTCCGACATCAATCACCACGGCACCGGGTTTGACCATGTTGCCTTTGATCATTTCCGGTACGCCCACCGCGGCGATCAAACAGTCGGCCGACTGGCAAACTTCGGCTAGATTCGCAGTCCGGCTGTGTGCGATCGTGACGGTGGCATTGGCGACTTCGCGGCCGCAGCTTCCATCGCGTTGGGCCAACATCATCGCCATCGGCTTGCCGACAATGTCGCTGCGTCCGACCACCACGACATGTTTTCCCGCGACAGAAATGTTACTGCGATGCAGCAATTGCACGATTCCGTGCGGGGTACAGGGCAAAAATCGAGGCCGGCCCTGCATCAAAAGCCCCACATTGACCGGCGAAAAAGCGTCAACATCCTTCAATGGGTCCACCGCGTCCAACACCGCTCGTTCGTCGAATCCGGCACCGCCATTTCCG
This window encodes:
- a CDS encoding class I adenylate-forming enzyme family protein — encoded protein: MHTNLLDAFDEQVQSRADSVALITWENDQVCSRSWRELASLVQTTAAYLDDLFASSPSLPRRIGYLSGNTVDDVLLTLAAARIGAIHVPISRRTNPAHHQACWDRVGGHWIDEEAFVAVRYVNVADNAFFADREAIDPKSAALILWTSGTSGTAKGVTLSHETLVKNAYAKLKAVPQSPADVRLTSLPLAHAYARTCDFGTWLLSGCTLVLTYGYAGWKQMATHVQPTLANVVPSLANRLLDEEPNSFGLSALKILGCGGAGLTRETFDRWAERGVTVIQGYGCTETGPVICSATPAEPIAGLVGRPVEGWEIDIRDGRLFVRGDHVMLGYWNDPEATAQRIDRNGWFDTGDVVEVDPQSQQFRVLGRSDDVIVLPNGHKIFPASVEQRVNRVVGVRHSMLVYRDHSLQLWLDLHQDADRCEIDDSVRQLLAEEASWQVPDQLLYFSPSLSAIRDELTAKGTICRSRILENRFSAIE
- the folD gene encoding bifunctional methylenetetrahydrofolate dehydrogenase/methenyltetrahydrofolate cyclohydrolase FolD, with translation MAEILDGKRIAAEIRSEVAQDVEKLKQDLGRDVVPCLAAVLVGEDPASQVYVRNKQRACEKAGIEGRTHRLPAETSQSQLLELVDQLNHDDTVNGILVQLPLPAAGNGGAGFDERAVLDAVDPLKDVDAFSPVNVGLLMQGRPRFLPCTPHGIVQLLHRSNISVAGKHVVVVGRSDIVGKPMAMMLAQRDGSCGREVANATVTIAHSRTANLAEVCQSADCLIAAVGVPEMIKGNMVKPGAVVIDVGINRVGDKLVGDVAYAEAAEVASAITPVPGGVGPLTIAMLLHNTVLATRLQKS